One genomic region from Electrophorus electricus isolate fEleEle1 chromosome 23, fEleEle1.pri, whole genome shotgun sequence encodes:
- the sypa gene encoding synaptophysin a, with protein MDIINQLVAQGQFRVLKVPLGFIKVLEWVFAIFAFSTCGSYSGYFRMSVECKNRSDSNLKIDVDFEYPFRLHQVYFDAPTCKEGRSERFFLVGDYSSSAEFFVTISVFAFLYSMAALSVYIFAFEKYRENNKGPLIDFGVTCVFTFMWLVSSAAWAKGLSDVKTATDPEKVLDLIPACEQEGNRCREVHDPVMSGLNTSVVFGFLNLILWAGNLWFVFKETGIVAPFMRHPAAPEKQPAPDSYGQQGYGQQDPYSASQGGYQPDYSQQGYNQGGDYGQGGYNQQGAPTSFSNQM; from the exons GTGTTTGCCATATTTGCGTTCTCCACCTGTGGGAGCTACTCCGGCTACTTTCGCATGAGTGTGGAGTGCAAAAACAGATCGGACAGCAACCTGAAAATAGACGTGGACTTCGAATACCCCTTCAG GCTCCACCAGGTCTACTTTGACGCCCCAACATGCAAGGAGGGGCGGTCTGAGCGCTTCTTCCTCGTGGGCGACTACTCTTCCTCGGCTGAGTTCTTCGTCACCATTTCTGTGTTTGCCTTCCTGTACTCCATGGCGGCTCTCAGTGTCTATATCTTCGCCTTCGAGAAGTACCGTGAGAACAATAAGGGGCCACTGATC GACTTTGGTGTGACATGTGTGTTCACCTTCATGTGGCTGGTGAGCTCAGCGGCATGGGCGAAGGGACTGTCTGATGTGAAGACGGCCACGGACCCAGAGAAGGTGCTGGATCTCATCCCGGCCTGTGAACAGGAGGGCAATCGTTGCCGCGAGGTTCACGACCCCGTCATGTCTGGCCTCAACACCTCTGTG GTCTTTGGCTTCCTGAATCTGATCTTGTGGGCAGGCAACCTTTGGTTTGTGTTTAAGGAGACTGGCATCGTGGCCCCCTTCATGCGCCACCCGGCTGCCCCAGAGAAGCAGCCGGCCCCTGACTCCTATGGGCAGCAGGGCTACGGACAGCAGGACCCCTACTCTGCCTCCCAGGGGGGCTACCAGCCAGACTACAGTCAGCAGGGCTACAATCAGGGAGGAGACTACGGGCAAGGCGGCTAcaaccagcagggggcgcccaCCTCTTTCTCCAACCAGATGTGA